Proteins encoded together in one Penicillium digitatum chromosome 1, complete sequence window:
- a CDS encoding Vacuolar protein sorting-associated protein 3, translating into MTVWSFVDDIVKLQYPDAVQLIKRENAFSASKSIQSRFNETVYWGIIKKGAELLDPKDLPISKGPLDEFMMAEKVATERFMREAGYGLSLANQRQCRLFWKRLFEMRNAGVYKILLYRTKEFDRFCKSYSSEAGAYLVGMVRDWEEKYGFHIKQLEERVAEESKGDLTGRLWLSQPLIADRLSVPEVAWNSAINPWSSSVEETVFQLSGSHEPSAVPLGGFFDLQLKVETTRNKSIFVTLQPKDDVFLKVCPIISVQEGDTLGVFAGVIRYSSEYSVVYGIPGPEENLWLDYSTVTGVLNFMRVSAPGGDSNVRPHWELIDGRSEGQVHLMWRVSVVALRAIQSFEEIVRAAPQKEQYLLHQSPACAKRGYTKYRSF; encoded by the exons ATGACGGTCTGG AGTTTCGTGGATGACATCGTCAAGTTGCAATACCCCGATGCAGTCCAACTAATCAAGCGGGAGAATGCATTCTCGGCAAGCAAAAGTATCCAGTCTCGATTCAACGAGACCGTGTATTGGGGAATCATCAAGAAAGGCGCTGAGCTTCTTGACCCAAAGGATTTGCCAATCTCCAAAGGCCCTCTTGATGAATTCATGATGGCCGAGAAGGTCGCCACCGAGCGCTTCATGAGGGAAGCGGGTTATGGACTTAGCCTCGCTAATCAACGTCAGTGCCGTCTTTTCTGGAAACGACTATTCGAGATGCGCAACGCAGGTGTTTACAAAATCCTCTTGTATCGCACAAAGGAATTCGACCGCTTCTGTAAAAGCTACTCATCAGAAGCTGGGGCTTATTTGGTAGGGATGGTCCGGGACTGGGAAGAAAAGTATGGCTTCCATATCAAACAGCTGGAAGAGCGTGTGGCCGAGGAGAGCAAGGGCGATCTCACAGGAAGACTATGGCTGAGCCAGCCGCTTATAGCGGACAGATTAAGTGTTCCTGAAGTTGCGTGGAACAGCGCTATCAACCCATGGTCCTCCAGCGTAGAGGAAACAGTCTTCCAACTGAGCGGATCACACGAGCCGTCAGCTGTACCGCTCGGTGGGTTCTTTGACCTGCAGCTAAAGGTAGAAACAACGCGAAACAAGTCTATTTTTGTTACCCTTCAACCCAAAGATGATGTATTTCTCAAAGTTTGTCCCATAATTTCAGTTCAGGAAGGAGATACCCTCGGGGTATTTGCTGGAGTGATTCGGTACTCTTCAGAATATAGCGTTGTCTACGGTATACCTGGTCCTGAAGAAAATCTCTGGCTGGATTACTCCACAGTGACTGGGGTACTAAACTTCATGAGGGTATCAGCTCCTGGGGGTGACTCCAATGTTCGTCCTCATTGGGAGCTCATCGATGGACGGAGCGAAGGACAAGTGCATCTCATGTGGAGAGTCTCGGTTGTTGCTCTTCGGGCAATCCAATCATTCGAGGAAATTGTTCGCGCTGCCCCTCAAAAGGAACAATATCTCTTGCACCAGTCGCCAGCTTGCGCAAAGCGAGGATATACGAAATATCGAAGTTTCTGA